A genomic region of Ammospiza nelsoni isolate bAmmNel1 chromosome 3, bAmmNel1.pri, whole genome shotgun sequence contains the following coding sequences:
- the C3H1orf115 gene encoding required for drug-induced death protein 1 — protein sequence MTVGARLGAKVRGRFSRRGAGDDQVSILPGEEEEAAAAGAGGSAGAPRPAALQQEEEEEEEGAGCRKVRFAVLPGSYEPLRPPRAPGKRPYGKRLKKYGKNVGKVLQKGCHYLVVGLQGLAAAYSAPFGVSAHVASFVR from the exons ATGACGGTGGGTGCGCGGCTGGGCGCCAAGGTGAGGGGCAGATTCTCCCGCCGCGGGGCCGGCGACGACCAGGTGTCCATCCTGCccggcgaggaggaggaggcggcggcggcgggggccgggggcagcgcgggggCCCCGCGGCCGGCGgcgctgcagcaggaggaggaggaggaggaggagggcgcCGGGTGCAGGAAGGTGCGCTTCGCCGTCCTGCCCGGCTCCTACGAGCCGCTGCGCCCGCCGCGGGCTCCCGGCAAGCGGCCCTACGGGAAGCGCCTGAAGAAGTACGGAAAG AATGTCGGGAAGGTTCTGCAGAAGGGTTGTCACTACTTGGTGGTTGGCCTGCAAGGATTAGCAGCAGCCTATTCTGCTCCCTTTGGAGTGTCAGCACACGTGGCATCCTTCGTCCGCTAG